The genomic DNA AACAAGCCTTTGTGTTATGGAAATGGTGCTCTCTGATGATTTTGTTTATTGGTTTGATGCAGATATCTGGCTGAATTAGTGGCGGAGAAGCACAAATTGGGTCCTTTTTTGCAGCTTCTGCCCCATTGCAGCATGCTAATAAATCAAGGTCCTCTTATCATGTATCATTActgataaaataatttatctgTCTATGTGTTCCGCAGCTGTCACTTTTTCTAGACAGCTAGCTTCTTGGTCGTTGCATTTTCACATATTTCTCCCGCGTGTCAATCATAAGTTTTGAGTTTGTAGTGTCATACTGGAACAAGATATTCATGAAAGTCCCGTACAATTTTATAGTGGATAAGAATGTTTCTGTCATACAGATGTTATAAGCttctttcatttcattttgcGTCTGCAGAAATTAGACGGTTATCAGCTTATGGTGCAAGCTTTGGGGAGCACGAACGACTTGAACATGGGAGTCCACACAGGGCATTAAATTTACACCCAAATGGAAGGCCATTAGATCGGGACAGGTGGTCGATGATGCAGATGGAGGTAACAAAAAGctccttttgtaatttttcttatattcttTTAGCTACCTAATCAAAATTATCACAGTACCACGTTTGATTTGTTCCTTCAGGAAGAAGGGCATATGCAGAAAATTCCTCCATTTCATTCTGCTGCAGCGGGTTGGGCGCCCGGTGCAATGGGCGTGCCAACTACTCCTTTTGTCAAGAAAGTGATTCGACTTGATGTTCCCGTTGATAATTATCCAAATGTGAGTTAAGACTAGCTATTGCCAGTATTTTTCTAAACCCATCTTCTCCTCCATTTTAGTAAAATGGTAACTTCTTGTACGATATGCAAAGTAACTTTTCTGTTGCACCTGACTGAGGTTTGGCAGTACAATTTTGTTGGACGAATCCTGGGGCCACGTGGAAACTCCCTTAAAAGAGTGGAAACCGCGACAGGGTGTAGGGTGTACATAAGAGGCAAGGGATCAGTAAAGGATTCTGTGAAGGTATCACTAGAATTTACATTTCTATCCCTCCTCCTCAGTATAACTTCCCGTTATCTGCAATTGAGTCAATGAATTTATGAGttacagtttttttttattggtaaTTTATTAGTTCTTGAGAGTATGTATATTTGCTCTCTTTGAAATTTCTAGGCCTTACTGGACCAATATGTAGACATTTCCTTTGGTTTTTTTCTTCTAGAGTCAAGTCTTATCTCAACTAATTTCTCATGTCTAAACTTTTGCCGGTAACATATGCCTGGTTAGGAGACTTTTGTTGACCATATCTACAATTGATACTTACGGAGTTCTGCTCaataactctctctctctcgtctgATGCTGATCGATGACATTTGTAGGAAGAGAAGCTAAAGGATAAACCTGGATATGAGCATCTCAATGAACCTTTACATATATTAGTGGAAGCTGAGTTCCGGGAGGAAGAAATAAATGCCCAATTGGAGCTCGCAGTGGGAATACTCGAAAACCTCTTGAAGCCTGTGGTAAGAGATGAGCAAACTTTTTTTGTTCCATTTGGTTATGGAAAATACTACTATCTTCACGGATCgcattgttttcctttttttttttcttctttttctttttttcagaCAAATGAATGGAAACTGGACAAGGTTTCTCGATTTCCCATTGCATTGGCATTTTCTATCTTTATGGTTCATCCATTTTATTCCTAAGTGCTAATCATTTTCTATTCCCTAATAAACACAGGACGAATCATTCGATCACTATAAGAAGCAGCAGCTGAGGGAATTAGCTATGTTGAATGGTACTCTTAGAGAAGAAAGCCCGAGTATGAGCCCCAGCATGAGCCCAAGCATGTCTCCCTTTAACAGCACAGGGATGAAGCGGGCCAAGACGGGAAGATAGTAACTCAAGCAATTCAATGGATCATTACTCTCTTTGCTGACTATTCCAACTGATGGATCGCTGCTATCAGCAACAATAACCCGAGGTATCTGACAGCAACCCTGTTCCCAACAACCTTAAGAagggagaaagaagaagaattccCGGGTGGGAGATTTATTAGGAGGGTCGGTTTCTCACCTAGGACCGACCAACTCATTATTTTTCGGTATGCTTTCCTGTCTATTGTGACTgtaattcttttttcctttggacgactaattagttatttatgGGCCACATAGTATTCTTATAATTCTTTACCTGACAGTCTGTGACCTGTCTGTTATGCGTGTTGCTGATTTCAATCTGTAAGACATGGTTGTGTCCAATAAACGACAGTACCAGATGTAGTGTTTTTGCGAAAATAAAGCCTGGAATAGTTATAGTTTCAAGCTAGCGCTGTGATGTTAAGAGTATCAGAGCATATTGACTGTTGTGGATGAAGCCTCACCTTTTCTTCTAGTTTTCTGATAAAGCTTGATCCTCGGGTCATGTACATAAGTGATATCCTTGTGACAAAGATATGTGTCCGCTACAATCAATCTCGGGTCATGTACATAAGTGATATCCTTGTGACAGATATATGTGCCCACTACAAACAACTGCTATCGAACACGGGTAAGGGAGAAAACTGCAATAGGTTTCCCAGCTGCAACATACGAAACTTGAGCTGATTTTTGGCACCTGGATTTTGTACATGACAGCCACAACCATTGTACCAAAAAGGACTTTTAAGCTGTAAATGTACTGTAAAGCGATGAATAAGGATTTCCATCATGAGAGGTGGAGGTCAATCACCAATTGATGACATATACTCAGTTATACAAATTGGGGTTACCCTTCAAAGTATCTCATACAAAACTGAATGATTCCATCATAATCATACAggccaaaaggaaaaaattccTTGTATTTCTAACCTTTGTGCACATGAATACACAAGAGTACAATTTGAAACTGCAAACAAATATCTACGCCCGTTGAGATCCAACTAGGTCTGCAGCAAAAACAGATGCAAATATgtcatttcaattttaaatgcaACTAGGTCTGCAGCTAAAACAGATGCAAATACATAACTTCAATGTGGACATCGAAAAGTTAAAGCAGATAACAAACAGTTGAGCTAAACCGGATGCAAATACACATTGGACCATTAAATCAAGCTAGTTTCTAATATGTGATTTGACATGGTAGTAAAGAAACAACAAAAGTGATCCTGCAACGAATGTGCGGACACTAGATCAAATGAGACAATACTACAAACTTGATCTGAATGATCATTTTCAAACATCCGATTGTGATCTCAGAAACACTGTAATTCAGCCCAAGATCAAGAAATGCTATTAAGAAACTTTGTGCAACCTGAAGTGCAATGCAATTGCACTGGTTCATGACATCGTTATTGTTTTTACTTTCTTTAACTTGCTAACAACGTAGCTGCTAATGGCTTCAAGTAAAAATGCAGGCAAGCATCAGCAGATTTTCAACCGCTTACTGAATATGACCAGGAGTCAGTTAAATCATAAGACCTTTCATAAACAACCATGTAGCAAGAGAATTCGTCTTACCTACGAACTGCATACTTGAAACAAACTCAGTCTCTTAGGCCTAGTTCGACCTCGAGCTCATCATCCTCTTCAAACAACTTAAGAAGGCGAGCGTATTgctcttctctcttcttcttttgccaAAGCTTGTATAGGAAATAAGAAACCAATATGACGACCACTATTACAAGCAGCACTCCCACCACCATGGATCCGCTGCTACTACTTGATGCGCCATGAGCCTCTTTCTTCGCATCATTTTTAGAATTCGATGGGTCATCACCTGAAAGTTCACAGCAAAGAAGATACTTATGATTAATGATCGAATAACAAAGGAGCAAAAGAAAGTGAATGATCAGCAAAGATAAAGgagtcaattttcaaaaagagGCATCAAGACCTCAGTAGTGAGAACAATATGAACCACCAAAGACCAGATATTGCACAATTATAAAGCTATAATTGAATTACATGCTTAATACCAGACggtggaaaaacaaaaaacaaaacgaGGCATATCAGTTGTTTATAAATCATTATAAGTAATTCCCACAAACAAGCTACCCATCTCTTGAGAGCATCCAGCCCCTAACTCGTACCAGCCAGCCACAACTTTCAAAACGGTACAAGGGCTCTAGTATCGGTTGCAATGCATGTGCCTTCCACTTCATTAGTTCCATGCAATCGCCATCGACAGTCTGACCACGTTGGAGAAGTGCTAAGCAATAAAATTTGATCTAACACTTTCTTCGTTGGTTCATTAATTGACATTATTTCCTTAGTAAGAGCAACTTAGAGTAGATGATGCATGCAGCAATTCTAAGAGCTCCTTCTGAACCAAACAAGAGATCAAACCGACTCCGAGGCAAAAGAAACTCGCCTGATGGAGCTGACGAATTCCGAGCTATTCATGCGCAATCGCATGAATTCAAAATCCCGAAATCGTCATATTCTTCGGAGGCGGTCAATCCTAAGAATTTTCAAACCCTAAGAATACTCTCAGATCCCAAAACATTCTCCCGAATTGCCAATTAATTACTACACGCGACAATCTAAGCTTCAGCCGAACTGGACCAGCTCAGCTTCAGAAAGATTACGCGATGCAATCGATGACAGGCCACGGAGACCTAAGATCGATTAACCAACCTGATTGACGACGGAAAACAACGGCACCAGCAGGAAGCttcgcatttttttttttacatatgaTAAGATAATGGAAATGATCTACCCCGATCGAAGAGCTCGAGGGCGGATGATAATAATGTGGGACGACGACGAACCTGCGATTGCTTGGACGGAGATTGAAGCCAAGGCCAGGAGAAGAAGACGACGACGGGGCGATCTGAGACTTCTGACGATCTCTCTCATCTcgatcctctctctctctctctctctctctctctctctctaaaatgGTGTGTCGGGAGAGAtgtctctctatctctctcttcttcctcttcttcttcttcttcttctctcgcTAACTACTGTCCACCAAGCAAAACCGCCTGTCTCTATAAAGTACGAGAATTATTGTTGGGGCTGCGGTCGCAtcgagaagaaaaaaaatattacttaaaGCTTTGTTAAATCCAGTCAAATTTCGTACATCTCTTCTTTCAGCAGCCCATAGCATTAGCATATACAACTTCTCATACGAATTTGGACTAATACGAGACAAAGTAGAAGTATAAGGaccaaaatgaaaaggaagTGAAATCAGTACCCCGTTTATTCCTTTCGGCCAGTTTATTGATGGAATAGGAATGGAGGATAAAAAGGGAAGGGAAAAGAATGGACGAGGATTAaagtaaaaaaggaaaattgtaCTTAAAAAGGGGATTAAAACCAGTTTCGACCTGCTGATGATCATCATATTCAATTTATTCACAATTTACCAGTAATATATAACATTATTAATCCGTGCTAAACATGGTAATGAACATCTTGATAATTCATCatattcaatttatttaaaattggtATCTATACTTTTGATTGCCAATGAGAATCATCActcatcaaatatatatttattcaaaatttaCCAGTACCgtatattattatcatcatatttaatttatacaaaATTTACCAGTGCCATATGGTATTATCGTCCATATTAAACATGATATGAAAATTACCAATAATTTCAAtagtaaatataataatttaaattaccCCTTCAGCGAGAATTTTAATTACAGCAATCTCAAATAACAATAAAACTTAAATTACAGCGATCTCAAATAATAATACACCAATCGCCACCTTGAAATCTTCCGTTTGGTCCCCGGTGGTTGTCACCAAGCTATGTGATGAAATACCAGAATTCTATATCGACAAAATGATCATAAataaaaccaaaagaaaatggaactgaaatatctccaaaaaaaaaaaggaaactttACTAAGAAAATAGCATAACTGTCACAAGAAAATTCTATAAAGAGGTTTTCCAAAACATATAAGAAAAAGCTAACATTGTCAAAACCAAAATCAATGATAAATAAGTTATGACTTGCTACAATAACAGTAACAGTAGACTCAACTCAAGGTTATATCTGTGTTGTTCAGACAGGACATCAACTCGACCAGATACTTTCCCCAACACCCTTGACCGTTCAAAGACCTGAAAGAGAAACCACCCAAGACAAAATTTAAACGGGCTATAGGCCGAAACAGCTTCAGCCACACCTCACTTGAAACACTTGGCGTCCAGAATAGGCTCTCCCTCAAAGGGCTCCACCTCCTCGATCATCTGACTGACGCGCTCCTTTTGTGCCTCGTCGTTGATGTCCGCCTTCCTCCACTCATAGAGCTCCATGTCGTAGCACTCGTCAAGTACAAACTTGGGGATCTCTGTACCCCGGAAGAGCCACAAGCCCTGCACCTTGTAGGGCGGGTTGGAGCCAGTCACAAGCATCTTACC from Punica granatum isolate Tunisia-2019 chromosome 2, ASM765513v2, whole genome shotgun sequence includes the following:
- the LOC116195038 gene encoding KH domain-containing protein At1g09660/At1g09670 isoform X1, producing MGERIPAGSYFQYPPSGPHASPHRSSSLAADRDRYLAELVAEKHKLGPFLQLLPHCSMLINQEIRRLSAYGASFGEHERLEHGSPHRALNLHPNGRPLDRDRWSMMQMEEEGHMQKIPPFHSAAAGWAPGAMGVPTTPFVKKVIRLDVPVDNYPNYNFVGRILGPRGNSLKRVETATGCRVYIRGKGSVKDSVKEEKLKDKPGYEHLNEPLHILVEAEFREEEINAQLELAVGILENLLKPVTNEWKLDKDESFDHYKKQQLRELAMLNGTLREESPSMSPSMSPSMSPFNSTGMKRAKTGR
- the LOC116195038 gene encoding KH domain-containing protein At1g09660/At1g09670 isoform X2, with protein sequence MGERIPAGSYFQYPPSGPHASPHRSSSLAADRDRYLAELVAEKHKLGPFLQLLPHCSMLINQEIRRLSAYGASFGEHERLEHGSPHRALNLHPNGRPLDRDRWSMMQMEEEGHMQKIPPFHSAAAGWAPGAMGVPTTPFVKKVIRLDVPVDNYPNYNFVGRILGPRGNSLKRVETATGCRVYIRGKGSVKDSVKEEKLKDKPGYEHLNEPLHILVEAEFREEEINAQLELAVGILENLLKPVDESFDHYKKQQLRELAMLNGTLREESPSMSPSMSPSMSPFNSTGMKRAKTGR
- the LOC116195039 gene encoding uncharacterized protein LOC116195039, producing the protein MREIVRSLRSPRRRLLLLALASISVQAIAGDDPSNSKNDAKKEAHGASSSSSGSMVVGVLLVIVVVILVSYFLYKLWQKKKREEQYARLLKLFEEDDELEVELGLRD